Genomic DNA from Neisseria lisongii:
CGTCGCACAATACGCCGCCGAAAAATCCATCCATTTGGGCGCAAAAGTGCTGACCGTATCCGATTCCAACGGCTTTGTCCTGTTTGCCGACAGCGGCATGACCGAAGCCCAGCTGGCTGCTCTGATTGAATTGAAAGAAGTACGCCGCGAACGTTTGGCCGTATATGCCCAAGAACAAGGCCTGAAATACTTTGAAAACCAAAAACCGTGGAACGTCGCCTGCGAAATCGCCCTGCCTTGCGCCACCCAAAACGAGCTGGACGAAGCAGATGCCAAAACTCTGCTGGCAAACGGCTGTTTCGTGGTTGCCGAGGGTGCAAACATGCCATCGACACTGGGCGCAGTCGAGCAGTTTATCAAAGCCGGTATCTTGTACGCACCGGGCAAAGCCTCAAATGCCGGCGGCGTAGCCACATCCGGCTTAGAAATGAGCCAAAACGCCATCCGCCTTTCATGGAGCCGCGAAGAAGTCGATCAACGCCTGTTCGACATCATGCAAGCCATCCACGAATCCTGCGTGAAATACGGCAAAGAGGGCGACAAAGTCAATTACGTCAACGGTGCTAATATCGCCGGTTTCGTCAAAGTTGCCGATGCCATGCTGGCTCAGGGGATTTAAAACGGTTTGAGTTTTAAATAGTCCGTATCATTGAGGCCGTCTGAAAATCGAGTTTTCAGACGGCCTTGTGTTATCTTGTGTTATCTTGTGTTATCTTGTGTTATATAGTGGATTCACTTTAAAAGTAGTACAAGGCGGCGAGCCGCAGACAGTACAGGTAGTACGGCAAGGCGAGCCAACGCTGTAATACTTTTAAAGTGAATTCACGATATATAGTGGATTAACTGAATAATCCATACCATTTAATCCGGCACTTGTAGGGTGCGGGCCAAAGCACGCACCTGTTCTGTGCATTTTATGTCGAAGCCGTCTGAAAATCTGATTTTAGCTGCGCAGAAACTCGCTTTGGCGAAACCTACGGTTTCAGACGGCATTCATGTGGAATTTAAAGAATACGTGCATGCTTAGGCAAGCACGCTACACACCATTCCCCGTCCCGTTGGCGGGAAGGGTGGTTTACTGGGGGGGTAATATTTTTTGGTTATTTCACTACACAATCCACTGATAAAGCACGATAATCAGCGGCATGGTCAGGATACACAGCAGGGTGGTTACGCCGTAGATGGCGCTGGCTTTGGCGGCGTTTTGCTTATACACCACGGCCATTTGGGTGATGGTGGCGGCGGCGGGGCTGATGGTGGCGAGGAAGCTGATTAAGACTACGGTGCGGCTGTGTGCGTCTTGACCTGCGAGTCCGGACAGTTTGACGGCAAACATTAAAATCATCGGAATCAGCAGCCGCAGAAAGGCGATCAGGTAAATGCGTTTGGACAGCATAATCTGTTTGAGCGGCAACGAGGCAATCAGCATACCTGCCACCAGCATGGCCACCGGCCCGATCATGCTGCCGACGGTTGCCAATGCGCCGTCCACTATTTTGGGTAGTTTGATTTGGAGGCTGAACAGGATTACGCCGCAGAGCATGGACAGAATATTGATGTTGCGCAGCAGGCTTGTCCATGAAACTTTGCCGCTGCCGCAGATTAAGAGCCGCAAGTGCGTCCAAAACAGCAGCATTTGCACGATAATGAATCCGCTGGTGTAAATCACCCATTGCGGCCCGAAAATGGACATCACCAGCGGGATAATGAGGTTGCCGGAATTGGTATAGATGGTAGCGGCGTGTTCGAGGGCATCGAGTTTGAGCAGATGGCTGAACAGTTTGCCTAAAATAATCAGTAGGATATGGAATAATACCGCCAGTTTCAGCGACAGCCACAAGCCGTCGAGGATTTCGGGCGAATAGTCGGCTTGGAAGGCGTGTATCATCACCGAGGGGCTGATGAGGTAGAGGGCGATGACGGACAGCGGGTAGCTGTTTTCGGTTTTGAGCAGTTTGAATTTCACCAGCGCAATGCCCATCAGTACAATCAGCGTGAGTTCGGTAATTTTTCCGGCAAGCAGCAGGGCGGTTTCCATAGTGTTTGATTCGGGACAAAAGGTGGATTGTACGCTTTAGTCTGCAAGGGGGAAAGCGTGAGGCCGTCTGAAAACGGGGTGTGGCCGGCATGGTTGCGTTGCGCCGCTCTTCCTTCTGTTTTCAGACGGCCTGACAGGAGAGTGGTGCGATTTCTTTACTTGTCGATAAAATTGTCAACAAAACTTTACCGAAACCGGGCAAAGTTCAGTATAATGTGCGCCTGAATTTTTTCCTCTCTCTATCAATCTATTTATATGAATACTTCAAATAATCATTTACTTGAGCGAATTTTTAATTTGCGAGCCAGCGGGACCGACGTACGGACGGAACTGATGGCGGGTCTGACGACCTTTCTGACTCTGTGTTACATCATCATTGTCAATCCGCTGATTTTGGGCGAGGCGGGTATGGACGTGGGCGCTGTGTTTGTCGCAACCTGTATTGCAGCGGCTGTGGGCTGTTTTGTGATGGGTTTTGTCGGCAATTATCCGATTGCGCTGGCACCGGGCATGGGGCTGAATGCGTATTTTACCTTTGCTGTGGTCAAAGGCATGGGTGTACCTTGGCAAGTAGCATTGGGTGCGGTCTTTGTATCGGGCCTGATTTTTATTGTGTTTAGCCTGTTTAAAGTCCGTGAAATGCTGGTCAATGCGTTGCCGACCGGTTTGAAAATGTCGATTGCCGCCGGTGTCGGCCTGTTTTTGGCACTGATTGCGCTGAAAGGGGCGGGCGTGATTGTCAGCAATCCGGCAACTTTGGTCGGTATGGGCGATATTCACCAACCGTCTGTGCTGCTGGCGATGGGCGGCTTTGTGCTGGTGTCGGTGTTGGGCTATTTCCGTATCCGTGCCGCCATCATCATCACCATTCTGGCGATTACTGCGGTTTCTACGCTGCTGGGTTTGAGCGAGTTCAAAGGCGTTGTCGGAAGCGTGCCGAGCATTGCACCGACCTTTATGCAGATGAATTTTGAAGGTCTGTTTACCGCCAGTATGGTCAGCGTGATTTTCGTGTTTTTCTTGGTGGACTTGTTTGACAGTACCGGCACGCTGGT
This window encodes:
- a CDS encoding NCS2 family permease; the encoded protein is MNTSNNHLLERIFNLRASGTDVRTELMAGLTTFLTLCYIIIVNPLILGEAGMDVGAVFVATCIAAAVGCFVMGFVGNYPIALAPGMGLNAYFTFAVVKGMGVPWQVALGAVFVSGLIFIVFSLFKVREMLVNALPTGLKMSIAAGVGLFLALIALKGAGVIVSNPATLVGMGDIHQPSVLLAMGGFVLVSVLGYFRIRAAIIITILAITAVSTLLGLSEFKGVVGSVPSIAPTFMQMNFEGLFTASMVSVIFVFFLVDLFDSTGTLVGVSHRAGLLENGKLPRLKRALLADSSAIVAGAALGTSSTTPYVESAAGVAVGGRTGLTAVTVGVLMLAALVFSPLAQSVPTFATAPALLYVGVQMLRSTKDIDWEDMTEAAPAFLTIVFMPFAYSIADGIAMGFISYSLIKLLCGRAKDVPPMVWIVTVLWAVKFWFLGA
- a CDS encoding AEC family transporter, encoding METALLLAGKITELTLIVLMGIALVKFKLLKTENSYPLSVIALYLISPSVMIHAFQADYSPEILDGLWLSLKLAVLFHILLIILGKLFSHLLKLDALEHAATIYTNSGNLIIPLVMSIFGPQWVIYTSGFIIVQMLLFWTHLRLLICGSGKVSWTSLLRNINILSMLCGVILFSLQIKLPKIVDGALATVGSMIGPVAMLVAGMLIASLPLKQIMLSKRIYLIAFLRLLIPMILMFAVKLSGLAGQDAHSRTVVLISFLATISPAAATITQMAVVYKQNAAKASAIYGVTTLLCILTMPLIIVLYQWIV